A region of the Pricia mediterranea genome:
GTTATGGTTGGGAATCTTTTCTAGGGCCACTACAAGTCCACTATTCCTGGTCTCCGGAGGGCAAAACGAATAACTTCTTTTTCAGTTTGGGATACTGGTTTTAGGGAAACCCTCTCTTCACTAAAGTCCGTTTTACCTCCCTCCGCAAGTAAAATCCCGTGACAATGGTGGCCAGGGTATCGGCAATCGGAAAGGATATCCAAACGCCGAGTTCACCTAAATAATGGGGCAGGATCAAGATCAGGGGGATGAAAAAGAACCCCTGTCGTGCGAGGGTTAGCAATAACGCCGGGACAGCTTTCCCAATGGCCTGAAAATAGGCGGCACCGATAAGCTGGAGCGCGATGATGGGGGTTGCCGCGAATACCAGTCGCATGGCCAAGGGAATATGCCCCAGTACAAAAGTATTGGTCGCTAGGTCTTCTTCCGACATTTCCGGGCCAGTGCCCAAAAAGAGGCCCGCTATCTCATCCGGAAAGAGGAACAATCCTACGAAAACGATACTGGCCAGGATGGCTGCGTACTTAATGGCCGTATTGATGGACTCCCGTACTCTTTGGTATTTTTCGGCGCCGTAATTAAAACCGGCAATGGGCAAAAACCCTTGGGTAACCCCGAACACCGGAAACAACGCGAACATCAGCATCCGGCCGATAATGGCGTAAACGGCCACCATGGCCTCCCCGCCGAGGCCGAAGAGAATGTTATTCATTAAAAGATAGGTAATGCTCACCACCGCTTGGCGGGAAAGGGTAACGAAGCCCAAGGAACCGATTTCCTTCAAAATGTCCCCGTCCAATCCGAAATGTGGCAGGCTGATCTTTAATTCGGAGTTTTTTGATAGGAAAAAATAGAGAATATAGGCGAAACATACCAGATACCCAGCCGTGGTCGCCCATGCCGCACCGGCCATGCCCCAATCGAAGATGTAGATAAAGACATAATCCATCAACAGGTTGCCCACCGAGGGGATGATCATGGCGATCATGGCGAATTTTGGCTTTCCCTCGGCCCGGATGACGGTATTGCCCATCATACAGAGCGCCAAAAAGGGTACTCCGTACAGTACGATTTTGTAGTAGGTCTTGGCAGGATCAAAAATGGCGCCCTTGCCCCCAAAGGCGGGGATGAGCGTATCGACATAGTAGAGTCCTAAAGCGACCATCGCCACGGTGACCAATAGCGTCA
Encoded here:
- a CDS encoding MATE family efflux transporter; translation: MAKVSAEQLGSEPIGKLLIRQSVPASIGILVMSLNVLVDSIFVGNWIGSIAIAAINVVLPVSFFIAALGMAIGIGGSSIISRALGANNPEKALKTFGNQITLTLLVTVAMVALGLYYVDTLIPAFGGKGAIFDPAKTYYKIVLYGVPFLALCMMGNTVIRAEGKPKFAMIAMIIPSVGNLLMDYVFIYIFDWGMAGAAWATTAGYLVCFAYILYFFLSKNSELKISLPHFGLDGDILKEIGSLGFVTLSRQAVVSITYLLMNNILFGLGGEAMVAVYAIIGRMLMFALFPVFGVTQGFLPIAGFNYGAEKYQRVRESINTAIKYAAILASIVFVGLFLFPDEIAGLFLGTGPEMSEEDLATNTFVLGHIPLAMRLVFAATPIIALQLIGAAYFQAIGKAVPALLLTLARQGFFFIPLILILPHYLGELGVWISFPIADTLATIVTGFYLRREVKRTLVKRGFP